ATCTCTAGATGGGGATGATCATACTCACCTGATTAGGAGGTGGTTTGTGAAACTGAAAGATAATATTTGTGAAGTGCTTGACACAGAGCTAGGCACAGAATGCCTAATGCACACTATTGTGTTCTTTTCATAATCTGAAAAAGTAAACCTGCAAATGTTATGTATTAAAAGTATAACATGTCACATTTGCCAGTGAACTCCTTTCTCCATGCGTACaaaattattttcccccttcAGTCATCTGAGAATAAGTGAGTGTGAGAGGCTTTGTCAGCCTCAAAGAGGGTTGAAAAGAAACCacttggagctgggcatggtggtgcaggcctgtcatcccagcagctttggaggctgaggcaggaggatcacaagttcaaagccagcctcagcaaaagcaaggcactaaggaactcagtgagaccctgtctctaaataaaacacaaaatagggctggggatatggttcaataGTCaggtatccctgagttcaatccctggtaccttcctccccccaaaagaaaccACTTGGAGGAGGCTGACTTGGCCATTCGCTCCTGCCTCTTAAGTTGGGGCCTCCTGTGTAAGATCTTCACTAAGCCTGGGATCCTGCATTGAGCAAAGCAGATATAGTCCCTGCCCTTGAGGAACTCCCAGTCGAGCTGAGGACCAGaactaaaaaagtaaacaacACAAAAATGTAGACAATTATAGATTGTGTTCCAAAAGACAGCCGTGTGCCACTGAGTGTTCCTGGCTGAGTGGACAATTTTAAGCAAGAGAAAGATATGATATTCTGTAGGCTTTGAAAAGATCCCTCTTGGATGCCTGTAGTGAAGTGGGACCTGGTGGAAGCAAGGGACCCTAGGTGAGAGACGGTGGCAGCCTGGCTAGGAACAGTGGATGTGCGGACGGGTGGATTTGAGACCTGTCATGGGATTTGGACAGCCTCCAAATGGTGCTTGCCAAAGCCTGTCCCTCCCTCTGTGGGCATCAAACAGAAACCTTGACCTGAGCAGAAGCCTGGACAGGGGCCTGGGCCAGTCTGGTCCTTACCTGGCCACTTGCAGGTAGAGCACTGTATTCTCACCCTCATAGGTGCAGGAGGCTGTCACTTGGGTGACCAATGATGGCAAACCACTCAGTTTTGAGTAGCCGTGTCCCCCGCAGGCCCTGCGACACAGCTCGGCCCCCTGGGTACACAATTCAGACATCATGGCCTTCATGCCTGTGCTCAGTGCATGGAGCTATAAGAACAGGAAGAGGTGTCAGGTGGTGTAAGGGGATCCCACACCTCCCATTTACTGAACATTTCCAGCGTGCTGAACACATCCCTGTGAGGTAAGGAGTGTTTCCTTACCTCACAGCTTTATGAATGAGAAGGCTGAGCCCCAGGCTGGGACTCACCCTGGGTCACACAGGCACTGTAGCTATGGGGCAATCAGAACTAAGGAAAGGCTTCCCAAACAGCGTCTCCAGGATCTTTGGAGAGGGTGCTGCCTGGATTGGGCCCACCTCCCTTCAGGAGGTATACAGTTTGGAAAACTGACCTGTGAGGGTGAGTGGGGTGCAGTGGTCTGAATGTGTCtgccccaaattcatatgttgaaatcctaacctccaaggtgatggtattaggaggtggggcctctgggcaacgattaggtcatgagggtaaAACGTTCATGAATAGGATTAATGGCTGCTGTGGTTTGCATTGCCCCTCCAAAACCCATGTCGAAATGTAGTTGTCATTTTAAAAGTActaggaggtgggacctttaagaagtgattaggtcatgagtgCTCCACccttatgaatggattaatgctgttgTCATGGGTGTGGCTTGGTTATAAAAGAGAGCTCTGCCCCCAACACTTTCACAGGATCCTTTGCCATTGGTGCCCTCTGCCATGGCACAGCACAGTAAGAAGGCCCTCAATAGACAGATGGAGGCAACTTGGTGGAGGCTAGGaagtctccagaactatgagaaataaattcataagCTGCGTAGtttatggtgttttgttacagcagccaaaTAGCCTGAGGGGTTGCCAGATAGCAAGCTTGGTTAGAGTTTTTGATTCTTGAAAGGCCCAAGCCATCTTTCAAACATTCAAGTCCTTCGGAGGAAAGTCATGTCCTACCTTTCTTtgtgtttcctcatctgtaaaatgtggataTAAATCGTGTCTACTACACAGTTGGAAAAATTAATGAAGCAATGCTTATAAAGCACAGCACCTGGGTAGCCTGAATCTTAAGAACATGTAAGTCCACAGTGATTTAGCTGAGACCTATGGGCCAGATGTGCTTTAGAATCAGAGTAATTTTTGGATTTTAGAAAGGCAAAGCAGGGTGTTTAAGGTAAATTACTTGTTTAAGGTGTATCCAGCCGgctgtgggaaagccttcataactgaatacattaatatttttgcttattcATGTTCAGTAGAATAAATCAAGTCTGTTCAGGTCAAATTGTGGTAACAAATGAGttccagttttttgttttcagaGCTTTGTGGGATTCAAAAGCTCATCAGGGATTGTGACCTGTGTTCTTTCTACTGTGAGTGagtatttcatttaacatttttgagCTCTCTGGGGGCCAGGTGTGGGTGGATTTATGTGTCAGGGCACAGTGCACCCCAATACCCTGGGATGCTGGAAGGCTGTAGGAGTGGAGGAGGGCCTGTAGGAGCCGGGCTGAGACTGCTTCTCATTGGGTGGGATAGCCTTTGCCACCCTGCAGCAGCTGCTCCACAGCAGACAGTAGATACCTCAGGAAGGAGGCTGAAATCTTTGCGCAGAATCTCATCGTAGGAACGGTGGAAGAATTCCAAGAGGCTGACCGCTGTGAAGTGGAAGGCGTAACTCGTGGCCAGCTGAGGAAGGAGTTTCTGCTGCTGTGTCTGGTAGTCCAGAATTTTTGCCTCTGGGCCACTGGGGGGGAAAAGAAGCCAAAGATTTGGATGATACCTACATGCCATGTCCACCTCCTTCAACACCACATCCCCAACACCATGTAAGCCTTAAAAACAGTTCTTCATATTCATTGCAAAACTAACACCAGACTATCACTAATCTTCTAGTCTCATCTAACATGAACATTCACATATTTCCCTATAGATAATATTGACACTCTTGCTTGTAGGGTCTGCCTCTTGTGGAGTGAGGGTCACACAATTCTTGCATGCACACGGACCATCTCATCCTAAAATGTGAAAAGTTCTGAACTCTGACATATCTGATCCCAGGGGTTGGGTGAAGGATTGTGGCCCTGCACCGCTGATgatttgaacctgtgatctttcACTGCCCATGTGCACTTGCTGTGTGCTAGGAAATGCGTTGAACCTAAATAACAGCTCTTTGGATGTGAACCTGGGCCCACTGAAACCCAAGGAGTGGCCTGGGGCTGCCTTGTCCATTGCTATGTCCTCAGTGCACAGGACACAAAGCTGAGAGAAACCTGAGGCCTCTCAGGGGAGTAGCTCCTCACCCAACAAGAAGTTCTTATCATCCTTGGGACATCTCTACAACTCAGGTACATGGGCTGCAGGCAGGACAAGCAGTGTGCTGTCTTCTAGTGCAGATACCCTCAGCCTGGGATTCTGGTGCCCAGGCCACCGAGGGTGCTGTGGGTTTGCCAGAAGACCCTGGGTCAAGGCCCACCATGCTTTCCTGCATGTTACCCACGACACCATCCCAAAACATGACTCCTGTCCACCTGGCATACAATCCTCAGTCCATTTTGAGTCAGACTATCCTGGAGCCCATAGCATAAAAAAACACTAGACCCAAAGGCTGAGAGTCCTCAAATTCCAGTCCTGGAGATTTCActctttttatgcttttttttttttgagatgaggtctcactatgttgccagaCTAGTCTCAAGTTACCCTCTAGGCACCCACCAATATGCCTGGCTAGTgatctgactcttttttttttttgagggggaggacTAAAGATTGAACCaagcagtgcttaaccactgcaccacatccccagccatttttatattttatttagagaggatctcactaaggatggctttgaacttgtaatcctcctgcctcagcctcctgagctgctgggattacaggcatgcaccactgtgcctagctgtgATCTTATTCTTGATAGGTAGAAAAGAGacctagagggctggggatgtggctcaagcggtagcgcgctcgcctggcatgcgtgaggcctgggttcgatcctcagcaccacatacaaacaaagatgttgtgtctgccgaaaactaaaaaataaatattaaaaaattctctctctctctcccttcaaaaaaaaaagagaaaagagacctAGAGAGGGTCAAGGATTTGCCCAGGGTCAGtcagcagagctgggaggaaCATTGTTTCTTGAGTACCATGGATTTGGTTTTGCTGTAACCAACTCTACTCCCTATTCCTCTTCTCACTCAATTTTGCCACATCCTGGGCGTGTGTGCCTCTATTTGGGacaaatttatcttaaaaagaaTCATTTGCTGTTTACCTAAAATTCAAATGTGTGTCCTGTATCTCAAGACAGTGTGTGTCTGGGTGCACGCATGTACGTGTGAGCAAATGCACATGTACCTGCACACAGGTTAAAGCAGTATGGAGTAGACTTTGGCATTCTGTGCCCCGGAGTATTGGGAATAGTAGCCAGACACAACCAGGCATAATGAAAGGTATTCAGACCTAGACATACCACAGTCAGATGCTGACAGTCACAGCCAGACAGAACACGTTCATCCACACAGTCTGAAAAGACACTTGGGCTTTGCTAGAGAGAACGGCCAGCCACAGTGAGATGCAACCTGGTAACTGGCCGACCCAGACTCACTAGCCAGTCACAGGTTTGTAGGACACAATGGGATCTGGACAGACACAGACTGACATCAGATGCTGATAGATAGAAACTGGGCCAGAGAGACCCTGTCAACATGGCCAGacttgtatgtgtgtatgaggggggggggagggggagggggaggtctGCTCCAGCATCCCAGCTCTGGCAGAGAGATACTGCTGGGGAGCAGGCACTGTGGGACTGAGTGTCAGCCCTGTCTACCGCAGTCAGTCTCTGGGCTCCCTCTCCTTGCCTGGGCCGGAGCCGGGATTGGCGGCGGACGACTGAGTAGCGCACAGCGATGACACAAGCCTTCTGCAGTAAGGGTAGGATGGTAGTCAACAGCAAGCGCACTCGCGTCACCACCATGCCAAGATAGTTGCTCTGTGCCGTCCCAAACTTGATGTAGGTGCCATCTGGCAAGACCTGCGTGAAACAAGGATAGACATTGGGCCATAATGAAGGCACTCCAGCCAGCTGACTCCCACGATCATGGGCCTCCACCCCGCTTGGGTACCATGGCGCTCTTGCCCATCTGGAGACGACCGCTGGTGTGGCCACAACAATCAGTAAGATACAGAAatgggggcaggggttgtggctcagggtatTGCGCTCACCTTgcgtgtgcgaggccctgggttcgatcctcagcaccacataaaaataaataaataaaacaaaggcatcatgtccaactacaactaaaaaataaatatttaaaaaaaaaaagatgcagaaatgtagccgggcacagtgatgcacacatgtaatctcaccagcctgggaggctgacgcaggaggattgcaagttcaaagccagcctcagcaaaagcaaggtgctaaacaattcagtgagattctgtctccaagtaaaatacaaaaaagggctggggatgaggctcagaggtcgagtgcccctgagttcaaaccctggtagcCCTTCCCCCCCAACACAAAATACAGAATGTTTCCCTGCTTGTTGCTAACTAGCCACCTCCCCAGGTGCCCTGTTTACATTCCCTCTGTGGGAACACCCCAGGCTTTCCTTTGATCCACAACTAACAGGGCACAGCCTGGCAAAATGAGAACCTCCAGGTCTCTGCAGCACTCGGGTTAGCGTGTGTTCAGTGGCTGCTGTGTCCAGGCCTCACCGTGGGAAAATGTTAGCACATGACTCTCAgccccctttcttctttccctgggGTTGCTTGGCCATCCAAGGTGGAGAGTCATGTGAAGTCTGGGGCTCATCGAGGCAAAGcaacttgctcaagatcacaccGTCTCTAAGCTGGGGCTTTCCTCCAGTCAGTGGGACCGAGTCCTTCTCCCTAAAACTGCTCAGGCCAGAGTCTCTCTGGGGAATTGTGGCCTAAGCAGTTTTAGGGAGAAGGACCCAGACCCAGTGTCAGCCTGTGCAAGATGCAGGTCCCCTGCCCAAGCAGTAATAGCTTCCCTGGCCTCCAACCTGTGCAAAGCGACTCAGCATGTTCTCCCTGGGGACCCGCACGTGGTCTAGAAGCAGGAAGCCATTGTCTACATTTTCCAAGTCCATCTTGGGCCCAATATCCCCAACAGTGATTCCTAGAGGGGGATGGAGAGGAGAAGGACTGTCATTTGAATGACACATTTGCTGTGCCAGGTACCACATACCCATTTCAGCTCACAGCAGCCTGTGACACTGGGGTTATTGCTGAGGTCAGACAGATGCTGACTCTTGCTCAGGGTTACCCAGCCAGTCAATACCAGGACGTTCAACAGAACCCCTCCTGGACCTGGGACAGCAGTCCCAACTTCTCCCATAGATTCCTTGGGCCCTGAGGACAAGGGAAGCTTGGTGGGACCTTCTCTTGGAAGGGGTCCCTGAGGGAACAGCATGGGCTTACCTGGCAGTGGGGTGTGGTCCTGGAGGCTCCGGATGGGCACGATAAAAGCGTGCATTCCCTGCCTGGCTCCCGAACAGATCAGCTGGGCCAAGACCAGGGCATGGGTGGCCGACCGGCCCACTGAGGGCAGAAAGATAAGAGGCACATCGTGGGGAGACCTGTGTATTGTTGTCCCCCAGCTTAGGCTCCTGGGGTTGGGGTTGCTCAAGGACATCTCTGAGGCCTCCAAAAGTTATTGATGATAGAGGAGATTTGTCCCCAGAGAGCCAAACAAAACTAGCAGTGACTtgacaaaggaactgaaaagagtGAGCTCTCGAAAGTTCTGctgtccccccaaaacaaaagcaaaagcaaaaaactaTTAATGGATCACTCTGTCATCAACCTCATAATAATGAATACAGATATTTATCAAAATCCAGGTGTCATCTGACCCTATACTGACGTTTTCTAGTTCTTACAGGGCAGGTATCATGAGTCTCATTTTCCAAGATAAGGAAAAGGAGACTCGGAGAGCAGAGTGACATGCCGGAGGTCACTAGCCTGGTggggggcagagctgggattggAACCCTggtctgcttgattttttttttttttttaaaggataaaggACGGagttccttttcttaaaaaatttgtttaattgtatctttgtttttaaattaattaattaattaattaatttttattttattatttttatgtggtgctgaggattgaacccagtgcctcacaagtactcaaccactgagctacaaacctagccctccttttttttttttagtaccgggggttgaactcagaggcacttaacccctgagccacattgccagcttcattttgtattttatttagagacagggtctcactgagttgcttaatgcctcacttttgctgaggctggctttgaactcgtgatcctcctgcctcagcctcccgagccactgggattataggcgggcCCCACCACGCCCAGCGGTCTGCCTGATTTCAAAGGCGTTTTTCTCTCTGTGGTTTTGGTCTTGTTCATTCTCTTACTCTGTCTCCCTTCTTCTGATTTTCTCTCTCACCTCTACTTTTCTGCTTTAGTTGAACTCCaggcatttgttttatttattttccacacGAGGCCTGGGTCCCCAAATGCTGCAGATCCGTCCGCAGAGCTGAATTCTCAAACCCAAGGGAGGAGGCCTTGGTGGGCATGGCACCCACCTGGTGGCCATCTGATTAGAGCTGATGGTGGCACGGGATTTTCTGGGTGTctgaggcaggggcagggaggTGTTTTTTCTACTCACTGTCGTCACAGGGCCTCTGCCCTGGCTGGAGACAAGCTTAATCATCGACTCAGGACAACTGGGACTAGGCCAAGTGTGCACATGTgtcatgtgcatgcacacacacgggGGCTGGGAGgcagtgtgtgcgtgtgtggccTTGTCTCTTATCCTCGTCAAAGCCCCCCTCCCAGGAACCTGCCAGCTGTTCACTAATGAAAGTCTTAGCAGCCCTGCTATTTCCAGGCAACTGGCGTAGGAGAGGAAATCAGCCTGCAGCCTCTTGGACAACAAATCCAGTGCTGCTCTGCCCTCTGATGTTGTCTTCCTTGGGCAGGGACAGAGCAAGAGAGGACGGATACTCACTGTCCCCAGGCCACCACTTGGCGGCAGTCATGGTGGGGCTGTGTATCACAAACTCCTGGGTGGCTGCATCATAGGTGGCTTCAGTCTCCAGGCCTTGAAGATATGACCCTGGCATCCAAGGAGGAGAGTGAGACATTCAGCCAAGGCAGGGTTCTTAACTGGGGAGCAGCTTCCGGGTGGGACTGGACTCTGAGCTACCAGCCAGTATGTAGTAGGGCCAGCTCCCCTCTGTACTTGGCAGGTATTTCTCCCCTTTGATCTATGGGTTTTGTGGGGATGCACAGAGTGGGGTGCTGATACTTCTAGAAGGAATGACTTATCCAGCTGGTAGTTCATACAGTACAGttgtgaaaattagaaaaagccACCCCTTCCTTAAGACCCTTGACTGCCATCTGCTGGAGAGTTTTCAAATCAGATATGCAATCTATGAGATGCAATGGGCCCTCTGGGGTTGTACAGTGCACGACCCCAACACTATATGCAGCACCCTTGGCTCACCGTGTCCCAGCTCTGTCTGGGCATACGTTGTGATGATCTGGAAGTTTTCACAGAGTGGTATCCATTTAGCAATCTGTTCCTCTGAGCCAAGGCTCCTGAGCGCATTCATGAAGACACCATTTAAAGTTAAGGCCACATCTCCAGAAAGGGCCCTGTGGAGGAGAGATGCCATGATTCAGTAGCCTATTGAAGACAGGGGTTGTACCCTCAGCTAGGGTGCAAGAGGGAAGGGACACCTGCAATCCTGGTTTCCAAGTAAGTAATGGTTTTGTTGGGGAAAATGGCTCATGGGACTGGGAGGTTTATAAGTGATCCCAGGTAGATTCCTCTCTGGCAGGGCCACACCAGGCCTAAGTACCTGAAAGCATAGGCCAATTCGCAACCATCTGCCGGCCAGCCCAGGCGCTGTGCTATCATCTGTATGTGGTATCTCTTCCGCAGGGCGGTCTCATAATGCTCATTCTGGGTCATGAAATGATTGTTCTTAAGGCTAAACACTGGGTCATTGTGGATGATGCTTTCTGCAAGAGGTGGAGAAAAGAGGGCATAGGCACTTGGGTGAGGTTTCTGGCATCAGATCTTCCCACACACTTGCCTCATGGATCTGCAAAGGAAGTCACtcattattttacagatgagaaaacagaggcccagaggtgAGAAATGTGATCTGTCCAAGGTTACAAAAGCAAGGCAGTGGCAGAATTAGGACCAGCATTCAGGTGTCCTACTGCCTGGGACCCTTCTGTCACTCAGATGGGCTCGGGGAATATTGGCATGTTAGTAGTGCCTTCATAGTCCAAAGGAATGACTCTGACAATGGTGTTTCAAGGGCAAATTTgccctttttttggtgggggcggggtacaggggattgaatccacgtgcacatccccagccctttttgtattttattttaagtcagggcctcactgagttgcttagggccttgataaattgctaagatggctttgaacttacgatcctcctgcctcagcccctgagctgctgggattacaggtgtgcaccaccagacCCAGCTGCAAATGTGCTATTTGAAGATGGGACTGTGACTACTCTCCCATCATCTAAGGAAAGCACATAGACATAAATacaatgcattaataaaaaaataaagagagaaattctgatatatcagaaagaaagaaagagaaagagagaaaagaaaagcaggataCTCTGTGTCTCAGCCTCCTCTTACCGACTTTCCTCCGGATCGCAGTGTTCTGGGCACCTCTGTCAAGGATGTTGGTGAGTCGTTCCACGTTGAAGGACGGCACACGCCTCTCACTTTTTATGTCAGGGTGCTCTTGCCTGCTCCACTTGTCTCCCAAGGACACGCGGTGCACCGGGCTACCCATCCTACTCTGCTGTTCAAGGAGAGACACTTCCAGCCCAGCTGCTCTGAAGATCTCTTCAGGACACGGGGGAGGGGGGTGGTGTCCAGGAACCTGTGTGCACAAGGAATCACCTGAGGCTGGGTGTCAGCAGGTCCCGGACCTGGCTCCCCTCTGAGCTTTGGACAGGATTGCACTACAAAGCTCACGCTCCAGCCTCTGTGGCTTGGGTAATGAGCACCATCTTCATAAAGAGCTGGAGACAGTCACTCAAACACAATGATCTTAGGTTAGGTGAATGACCCCTAGTGACACCGCTGGAGTTGGCCAGAACTGGACGGGATCTGACCACAAAGCACATGCATTGTCCATACGGTGCCCCACCCTAGGGACTCACTGTGGGACTCAACCCCATTTCTTGAGCTCTGAAGGATACTGTGATACTGAGGGGAGGAACCTTGCCCTCCGCCTGGGAAGTGGCCCCCTGGGACCCCAGCACGTCTCCCATACCCAGGGTGGGTCCTGCCTCCTCCATGCCAAACCCTTGGACTCTTAGAAACTCCCATTCCCTACAGTGAGGCAACCACCAGGTACAATCCATCCTACTTCCCAAGTCACTTGAATCTAACTGCTCCTTGCCAGCTTGTTGGCTACCACCTAGCCACCATCACTTCTTACCTGCTTCTGTGtctcttttgtctgtttttattttttggtacctgggactaaacctaggggcacttaaacactgagccacatccccagcccattttaatattttatttagagacagggtctcactgaattgcttaaggccttgctaagttgctgaggcttgttttgaacttgccatcctcctgcctcagcctcccaagtccctgggatcacctgcgtgcgccaccacacctggcccaggtAAGCTCTTAAGTGAAAGTCACCTTGTGTTTCTCCCTGCTTGGAATTGGCTCCTCGGTGTCCACCATTTTTGGAATGGAGTTACTGCCATGTCCCTCTCCTGCATTAAGCTACTTCCCCATCCTGGGCCCCTCTCACTTCCTCCTGCCCTTTGCCCCTGATGGCCCAAGGCTTAGCTCCCTGGTGTTCTTGGTGAGTCCCAGCTTTCAGGACCCCAGCTCTAGGAAGCCCTCCTGCAGGCAGCACCCCTGGGAGAACTGGATCCCCACTAGCAGTTATTGGTACTGGGGACAAGTTCCCGTTTACTCACATATCCCATCCCCAAGGCAGGGAGAGGTGCTTTGGGTCCCCAGAGCCTGGCTCACAGGAGGCAGGCTGTAAGCCTTTCCGTCGGACGACCACACCTTTGCATTCCTCTATCCCTCACCTCCACCCTGGGATGTGCTGCAGTTATTACCATTTTGTAGAGAAGGCAAGGGCTTGGAAAGAAGCCACTTGGTCAGCTCACAGCCACAGGTAGCAagtgggattctttttttttttttttaagttttttggtattggggattgaacccaggggcactttaccactgagctacatctgcagtcatatatatatatatatatatatatatatatatatatatatatatatatatatatatatttagagacaggatctcactgagactgactttgaacttgtgatcctcctgcctccgcctcccgagttgctgggattacaggtgtgcatttctgcacctggcaaaatgcactattattatttagcagggctggggatggaacacagggcttGGTGCACATTCTAccgctgagttacatccccagcccagcaagtGGGATTCTTATGTGAGGCCCCTGGAGCAGGGCTGTGGGTGCTGAGAAGAAGCCGAGCGTCTCCATCAGCTGCCTCCGGGATTCCTGGGAAGCCACTTAGCCCAACTCCTCTCTCTGCCCCTTGCTCCCTCATTCCAAATTCCCCTGCCTCCTGGCTGTCCCCAACCTCCCAAGAATCTCCCTCCCACAGCCTTTGCCAGGGCTATGCCTGTGACCAGAACACCCTGTCCTCATATATCACCACGGCTCCCTCCATCTCATCTTCATGTCACCTCTCAGGGAGGCCCGCCTGACTACTTTAACATCCCAAGTCCCCTG
This genomic interval from Marmota flaviventris isolate mMarFla1 chromosome 1, mMarFla1.hap1, whole genome shotgun sequence contains the following:
- the Acox2 gene encoding peroxisomal acyl-coenzyme A oxidase 2; translation: MGSPVHRVSLGDKWSRQEHPDIKSERRVPSFNVERLTNILDRGAQNTAIRRKVESIIHNDPVFSLKNNHFMTQNEHYETALRKRYHIQMIAQRLGWPADGCELAYAFRALSGDVALTLNGVFMNALRSLGSEEQIAKWIPLCENFQIITTYAQTELGHGSYLQGLETEATYDAATQEFVIHSPTMTAAKWWPGDMGRSATHALVLAQLICSGARQGMHAFIVPIRSLQDHTPLPGITVGDIGPKMDLENVDNGFLLLDHVRVPRENMLSRFAQVLPDGTYIKFGTAQSNYLGMVVTRVRLLLTTILPLLQKACVIAVRYSVVRRQSRLRPSGPEAKILDYQTQQQKLLPQLATSYAFHFTAVSLLEFFHRSYDEILRKDFSLLPELHALSTGMKAMMSELCTQGAELCRRACGGHGYSKLSGLPSLVTQVTASCTYEGENTVLYLQVARFLVKSYPQAKVSPDSAPQKPLPQSVEYLARPVLARCPAQKAADFLCPELYTAAWAHAAARLIEDSVHHLRTLTQSGADQQEAWNQTSVMHLQAAKAHCYYITVKSFTDALEKLDKEPAIQQVLQRLCDLFALHGILTNSGDFLHDGFLSGAQVDMARKAYLDLLLLIRKDAILLTDAFDFTDQCLNSALGCYDGNVYGRLFQWARESPSNAQENPAYEKYIRPLLQSWRSKL